tgtacatatatattaaatatatattttctcataatattatgattttaataaattactaaaataataagtgtaattttaagtttattggcagaaaaaacacaaaaaaatcattGATATTGAATAAGGTATGGTTCCATttgttatcatttatttttatatgcattttttttatagttataatGTATACTATTGTAAAACAATTCAGGTCTTAGGATGCATTCGTTTTATTGAAGATGTATTTTCTTCAGCCATCGATGCTCTGTTCATGTTGATTTATTCTTTAGAATGTATCTGAATTTTATCGAACATGTATTTTCTTGCAGCAGTAACTGCTTATCTCAATTTCCTTAGCTTGTTCGCAATGATAATCGTCTTCTAACAAAAAAGGCCGGCAAGATAATGGGCGTTTTGTTGTGAAGGCCCAACAATGcagattattaaaagaaaacaaaatctgcCTTAAAAGCCCAAGCCTCTATTCCTCCAATCGCATACGAGGGTGAAAAGGTAACAAAACACACACCGGGGACTGAGATTTTTTCCGCCAATATTTTCCGATCGCTGCGGAGCTTAAACAGTGGAAACCATGCTACTTTCGACGGTTTCTAGCTCCGCGCCCATCTTCCGCATCGGTGAACCACCAGCGTCCGTAATTGGTTGGAAGCAAGCGTAAGCCAATTCCTCCTGACCTCCACAAAATCTACTTTGATTTCTCTCACTCACTGTGCGTGTTTTTGGTTCGGTGACAGGTTGAGATTTCGGAGGACGACGAAGCCTAGGGCTATCATCTCTTGCGATTATTCATGCATCGAGGTAAAAGGTTTTCCAATTCTTTTACTCATTGTCAAGTAATGTATTCAGAGGATGTCGTTGTTGATTCCAGCTATTTTACTTTTGTGATGAATTGAGTTTTGAAGGTTAGGGATATATGCTACCGTCCTCCTGGAACAGAGTTGAATATTTTGAATGGTGTTAATCTTTCTCTCCGTGAGAAGAGGTTCTTCTTTTCCATTATCTGTtgagccttttttttttttaaatttctttcgATTCCGTTTCATAAACATGCGCTAATGAAGAGTTtttgcgttttttttttctattctttctGCAGCTTTGGATTGATTTTTGGCAAGAGTGGGAGCGGCAAAACTACGCTTTTGCAGGTCTCTTTGTTTCCACGATCATACACAGCTTTGCAGCGCTCTTCTTGACATTAGTTGTCTTCTGCAGCTTCTTGCTGGGCTGAACAAACCTACGTCAGGTTCCATTTGTATCCAAAGATATGGGGATGATGGGCAGCTAAAGGCGGATCCTGAGTTGTTACCCACTGAGAAGGTGGGCATTGTTTTCCAGTTTCCAGAGAGGTAAGTAGTCTTTTATATCACCTTTTTGTTTGATCTTATCAGTGACAAGAAGATACTGATGTGttgatttttgttgttgttgttgttgtggctAGATTCTTTGTTGCAGATAATGTGCTCGACGAGATTACTTTTGGTTGGCCAAGGCAAAAGGGTAGTTTGCAGTTAAAGGAGCATCTGACTTCGAACCTCCAGAGAGCATTTAATTCGGTATCCCACTCCTCCTGGTTTGCTCCAGTGGTCATATTGTGTCCAGTGGTACTCTCTTATAGCTGCtttcttcttgattttttttaggtTGGGTTAGACAGCATCCCACTTGATAAAGACCCCCAGTTACTTAGTGGAGGCTATAAGCGTCGGCTTGCACTAGCTATTCAACTGGTGAGACCAAAggttattttacatattaattgACATGTTCTAAGCAGTCATGCTTTTTTGTAGGTGCAAACTCCTGATTTATTGATTCTGGATGAGCCCCTCGCTGGTCTTGGTATGATTGATCCTGCTTCTTCTCTcccgtgttttttttttgctcgtCG
The sequence above is drawn from the Raphanus sativus cultivar WK10039 chromosome 7, ASM80110v3, whole genome shotgun sequence genome and encodes:
- the LOC108817766 gene encoding ABC transporter I family member 11, chloroplastic gives rise to the protein MLLSTVSSSAPIFRIGEPPASVIGWKQALRFRRTTKPRAIISCDYSCIEVRDICYRPPGTELNILNGVNLSLREKSFGLIFGKSGSGKTTLLQLLAGLNKPTSGSICIQRYGDDGQLKADPELLPTEKVGIVFQFPERFFVADNVLDEITFGWPRQKGSLQLKEHLTSNLQRAFNSVGLDSIPLDKDPQLLSGGYKRRLALAIQLVQTPDLLILDEPLAGLDWKARADVAKLLKHLKKELTLLVVSHDLRELATLVDQSWRMESGGVLVAERPPV